From Streptomyces chrestomyceticus JCM 4735, one genomic window encodes:
- a CDS encoding GAF and ANTAR domain-containing protein produces the protein MTTAPHHLASVFVELAGGGGQGPPGVPTLLNRLTDRSKELLAVRATAVTFSPGARDAPRVAASDAAVRRLETDAVAWGEGPGPACRRTGRPLGGTALSGAVARQRWPRYAPRALALGCTHTAALPIRGHTGPVGALVLLATRRTALTGDLMALGQSLADFAAVTLLREHEVEASRTLAAQLEHALTTRVVIEQAKGALTARHALSPDAAFTVLRGYARSHRRLLTDVAREVVEGRLDPK, from the coding sequence ATGACCACAGCTCCGCACCATCTCGCCTCCGTCTTCGTGGAGCTGGCGGGCGGCGGAGGACAGGGCCCGCCCGGCGTCCCCACCCTGCTCAACCGGCTCACCGACCGCAGCAAGGAACTGCTCGCGGTCCGGGCGACGGCGGTGACCTTCTCCCCCGGCGCCCGCGACGCCCCGAGGGTCGCGGCCTCCGACGCCGCCGTGCGCCGCCTCGAAACGGACGCGGTCGCCTGGGGCGAAGGCCCCGGCCCCGCCTGCCGCCGCACCGGCCGCCCGCTCGGCGGCACGGCCCTGAGCGGCGCGGTCGCCCGGCAGCGCTGGCCGCGCTACGCGCCCCGCGCGCTCGCGCTGGGCTGCACCCACACCGCCGCCCTGCCGATACGGGGTCACACCGGCCCGGTCGGGGCCCTGGTCCTGCTCGCCACCCGCCGGACCGCGCTGACCGGCGACCTGATGGCCCTGGGCCAGTCGCTCGCGGACTTCGCCGCCGTGACACTGCTGCGCGAGCACGAGGTCGAGGCGAGCCGCACCCTGGCCGCCCAGTTGGAGCACGCCCTGACCACCCGGGTCGTCATCGAACAGGCCAAGGGAGCCCTCACCGCCCGCCACGCCCTCTCCCCCGACGCCGCCTTCACCGTCCTGCGCGGCTACGCCCGCTCCCACCGGCGACTGCTGACCGATGTCGCCCGCGAGGTGGTGGAGGGCCGGCTCGATCCGAAGTGA
- a CDS encoding LysR family transcriptional regulator, producing the protein MELEVRHLRALCAIADAGSVRKAARQLGMTQPSLTTQLRRIENALGGQLFFRERTGSRPTPLGHSVLSRARPIVADMRALVDEIASASLRAGGARLCIGSTSSRAVAGWLRRLRARLPDTDTAIRIDVSANALLQMVAMGQLDVAFVHEVEGAPLRRPDGLVERELIAREPQFVALAADHPAARHPVVELAELAGDQWMVDPSVDGEWTGLRRVFAAAGLDPRVVHGDYLTAADLVAAGEVVAPCQPTSRPRHGMVIRPLRGDPLAVRLFMAHRPGAAPAAPADALFADLTASYMEVAWESTAYREWLVRHDGPLPIGT; encoded by the coding sequence GTGGAGCTCGAAGTGAGGCACCTTCGTGCGCTGTGCGCGATCGCCGACGCGGGCAGCGTACGCAAGGCCGCGCGGCAACTGGGCATGACCCAGCCTTCCCTGACGACCCAGCTCCGCCGCATCGAGAACGCCCTGGGCGGCCAGTTGTTCTTCCGCGAGCGGACCGGCAGCCGGCCGACGCCGCTGGGGCACTCGGTGCTGAGCCGGGCCCGGCCGATAGTGGCCGACATGCGGGCGCTGGTCGACGAGATCGCCTCCGCCTCCCTGCGGGCGGGCGGCGCACGGCTGTGCATCGGCAGCACCAGCAGCCGGGCCGTGGCGGGCTGGCTACGACGGCTGCGGGCCAGGCTGCCCGACACGGACACCGCCATCCGTATCGACGTGTCCGCCAACGCGCTGCTGCAGATGGTGGCGATGGGCCAGCTCGACGTCGCCTTCGTCCACGAGGTGGAGGGCGCGCCGCTGCGCCGGCCCGACGGCCTGGTGGAGCGGGAACTGATCGCCCGGGAGCCGCAGTTCGTCGCCCTGGCGGCCGACCACCCGGCGGCCCGCCACCCGGTGGTCGAACTCGCCGAGCTGGCCGGTGACCAGTGGATGGTCGACCCGTCGGTGGACGGCGAGTGGACCGGGCTGCGCCGGGTCTTCGCGGCCGCGGGCCTGGACCCCCGGGTGGTGCACGGGGACTACCTCACGGCGGCCGACCTGGTCGCGGCGGGCGAGGTGGTCGCCCCCTGCCAGCCGACCTCCCGGCCCCGGCACGGCATGGTCATCCGCCCGCTGCGCGGCGACCCGCTGGCCGTCCGGCTCTTCATGGCCCACCGCCCCGGCGCCGCCCCGGCCGCCCCCGCCGACGCCCTGTTCGCCGACCTGACCGCCTCGTACATGGAGGTGGCGTGGGAGAGCACGGCGTACCGCGAGTGGCTCGTACGGCACGACGGGCCGTTGCCGATCGGGACGTGA
- the snpA gene encoding snapalysin codes for MRSPKTALSAALGLGLVATLAASVPATAASASSAPQNHRVTAAAYAGSAAEQADTKAFFQAVMESVKAKQAAHPNLKVVTVTYDASAAPTFKSQISRSAQIWNGAVQNVKLQEGSGGDFQYREGNDARGSYASTDGHGKGFVFLDYKQNQEYDSTRVTTHETGHVLGLPDHYEGPCSELMSGGGPGPSCTNSQPDQTERAKVDQLWANGLQGVRP; via the coding sequence ATGAGATCTCCCAAGACCGCGCTGTCGGCCGCACTCGGCCTGGGCCTCGTCGCGACGCTGGCCGCCTCGGTCCCCGCGACGGCGGCCTCCGCCTCCTCCGCACCCCAGAACCACCGGGTCACCGCCGCCGCGTACGCCGGTTCGGCCGCCGAGCAGGCCGACACCAAGGCGTTCTTCCAGGCCGTCATGGAGTCGGTCAAGGCCAAGCAGGCGGCCCACCCGAACCTCAAGGTCGTCACCGTCACCTACGACGCGAGCGCGGCCCCCACGTTCAAGAGCCAGATATCCCGGAGCGCCCAGATCTGGAACGGCGCGGTGCAGAACGTCAAGCTCCAGGAAGGCAGCGGCGGCGACTTCCAGTACCGCGAGGGCAACGACGCGCGCGGCTCCTACGCGAGCACCGACGGCCACGGCAAGGGCTTCGTCTTCCTGGACTACAAGCAGAACCAGGAGTACGACTCGACCCGCGTGACCACGCACGAGACCGGCCACGTGCTGGGCCTGCCGGACCACTACGAGGGCCCGTGCAGCGAGCTGATGTCCGGCGGCGGCCCCGGCCCGTCCTGCACGAACTCGCAGCCGGACCAGACCGAGCGGGCCAAGGTGGACCAGCTCTGGGCCAACGGACTCCAGGGCGTACGCCCCTGA